From Nocardioides faecalis:
ACGGTGGTGAGAAGGAGAAGCTCACCGCCCAGGTGCGCACCCTGACGGGGGAGCGCAGCAACCTCGAGGCCAAGGTCGACGATCTGACCGAGAAGGTCGTCGCGCCGGAGTCTCCGGCGTGGACGCCGAGTACGACTGGTACCAGGACCGTGACGGGGACGGGATCGTCTGCGAGTAGACCGCTCGCTCGGCGGCCTGAACTCGCGCCACCTATCCTCGACCGGGTGGGAGATGCCGCAGCAGGCCTGGTTCGGACACCCCCGACCCTCGAGGAGTACCTGGTCCTGAGGGCCGCCTCGGGGCTGACGCCGAAGCTGGCCGTGGAAGGCGAGGGCGCGCTGAGCGGCAGCTGGTGCTGGAGCGTTGTGAAGCACGAGGGACGGGCCGTTGCGATGGGGCGGGTCATCGGCGACGGCAGCTGGTACTTCCACATCGCCGACATGGCGACGCTGCCAGAGCAGCAAGGACGCGGACTGGGACGACGCGTGCTCGCCGACCTCTTGGCCCAGATCGCCGAGGCCGCGCCAGCAGAGCCTTACGTGACGCTCATGGCCGACGCGCCGGGC
This genomic window contains:
- a CDS encoding GNAT family N-acetyltransferase is translated as MITLVDGVGDFFACADSTSTSYSTFSQAAVRAASARVATRGDGGEKEKLTAQVRTLTGERSNLEAKVDDLTEKVVAPESPAWTPSTTGTRTVTGTGSSASRPLARRPELAPPILDRVGDAAAGLVRTPPTLEEYLVLRAASGLTPKLAVEGEGALSGSWCWSVVKHEGRAVAMGRVIGDGSWYFHIADMATLPEQQGRGLGRRVLADLLAQIAEAAPAEPYVTLMADAPGRKLYESMGFVETAPKSVGMRLAH